In Mucilaginibacter boryungensis, a single window of DNA contains:
- a CDS encoding UDP-2,3-diacylglucosamine diphosphatase → MSNRHKLYFASDFHLGTPSYDSTRERELRLIQWLDNIKVDAAEVFLMGDVFDFWFEYKTVIPKGHIRFFGKLAELADLGIKLYFFKGNHDMWMFDYFKKEFGATIISNELIMERTGKKFFLHHGDGLGPGDNFYKFLKKFFRSKFCQWLFARLHPNFGVGIANYWSTHSRLANQKKEVAKPGEQEWLVKFCNDTLQSTYYDYMIFGHRHLPLDIQLNGHSRYINLGEWVNYNYSYAVFDGEQLTLHHHEGLE, encoded by the coding sequence GGGCACCCCCAGCTACGATTCAACCCGCGAACGCGAATTACGTTTGATACAATGGCTGGACAACATCAAAGTCGATGCTGCCGAAGTGTTTTTGATGGGGGATGTATTTGATTTTTGGTTCGAATACAAAACCGTGATCCCCAAAGGGCACATCCGTTTTTTTGGCAAGCTGGCCGAACTGGCCGACCTTGGTATTAAACTTTACTTTTTTAAAGGCAATCACGACATGTGGATGTTTGATTATTTTAAAAAAGAATTTGGCGCAACAATTATTAGTAACGAATTGATAATGGAGCGCACCGGCAAGAAGTTTTTCCTGCACCACGGGGATGGGTTGGGCCCTGGCGATAACTTTTATAAATTCCTGAAGAAATTTTTCCGCAGCAAATTTTGCCAGTGGCTATTTGCACGGCTGCATCCCAATTTTGGGGTAGGCATAGCGAATTATTGGAGTACCCATAGCCGCCTGGCTAATCAAAAAAAAGAGGTGGCCAAGCCCGGCGAGCAGGAATGGCTGGTAAAGTTTTGTAACGATACCTTACAAAGCACCTACTACGATTACATGATTTTTGGCCACCGCCACTTGCCATTAGACATTCAATTGAACGGACACAGCCGCTACATTAACCTGGGCGAATGGGTAAACTATAATTATAGCTACGCTGTATTTGACGGTGAACAACTTACGCTGCATCACCACGAAGGCCTGGAGTAA
- the prfA gene encoding peptide chain release factor 1, giving the protein MLDKLELIYQRWKDVEAELSSPDAMADMKRFAQLNREYKDLGKIVDEYHIYRNIMSNIDSSKEILATEKDQEFREMAQSELDELLVQRDEKEEQIRLMLIPKDPEDSKNAIVEIRGGTGGDEAALFAGDLYRMYMRYCEKRGWKTELVDYTEGTSGGYKEIVFNILAEDAYGTMKYESGVHRVQRVPDTETQGRVHTSAATVVVLPEVDEFDIDLQVSDIRKDLFCASGPGGQSVNTTYSAVRLTHIPTGVVAQCQDQKSQLKNYDKALQVLRSRVYEMELQKHLEEVSKKRKTMVSTGDRSAKVRTYNYPQGRVTEHRIGLTIYNLPNVMNGDLQEILESLQFAENAERLKEGTAA; this is encoded by the coding sequence ATGTTAGATAAATTAGAACTGATATATCAACGCTGGAAGGATGTTGAAGCTGAACTAAGCAGCCCTGATGCGATGGCTGATATGAAACGTTTTGCCCAGCTAAACCGCGAGTATAAGGATTTGGGTAAGATTGTGGACGAGTACCACATCTATCGCAACATCATGTCCAATATAGATAGCAGTAAAGAGATTTTGGCTACCGAAAAGGATCAGGAATTTCGCGAGATGGCCCAAAGCGAACTGGACGAACTATTAGTTCAGCGCGATGAAAAAGAGGAGCAAATACGCCTGATGCTGATCCCTAAAGATCCGGAAGATAGCAAAAATGCCATAGTGGAAATACGCGGCGGTACTGGTGGCGATGAAGCCGCCCTTTTTGCCGGCGACCTTTATCGCATGTATATGCGCTATTGCGAAAAACGTGGCTGGAAAACCGAATTGGTTGATTATACCGAAGGCACCAGTGGCGGCTACAAAGAAATTGTATTTAATATCCTGGCCGAGGATGCTTATGGTACTATGAAATATGAGTCAGGTGTACATCGCGTACAACGTGTGCCTGATACAGAAACGCAGGGCCGTGTGCATACATCAGCCGCGACAGTGGTGGTACTGCCAGAGGTTGACGAGTTTGATATTGATTTACAGGTAAGCGATATCCGTAAAGACCTGTTCTGCGCCTCGGGGCCAGGCGGGCAATCGGTAAATACTACTTATTCTGCGGTACGTTTAACGCACATTCCAACCGGTGTAGTAGCCCAGTGCCAGGATCAGAAATCGCAGTTGAAGAATTATGACAAGGCTTTGCAGGTATTACGTTCGCGTGTGTATGAGATGGAACTGCAAAAACATTTGGAAGAGGTTTCTAAAAAACGCAAGACCATGGTATCAACCGGCGACAGGTCGGCAAAGGTGCGTACTTATAACTATCCGCAAGGCCGTGTTACCGAACACCGCATTGGCTTAACTATATACAATTTACCAAACGTAATGAATGGCGATTTACAGGAAATCCTGGAATCGTTGCAGTTTGCAGAGAATGCTGAAAGGTTAAAAGAGGGTACAGCAGCTTAA
- a CDS encoding pyridoxamine 5'-phosphate oxidase family protein codes for MLGKLTDAQMEDLLKQQVTGRIACHADGDTYIVPINYVYSAPYIYSHAGKGKKIDMMRLNPKVCFEVDEINNIFHWKSVVAWGEFEEVTDLEEKERLMQGLIHRIMPFSNNPGDHPSHGITERDSDIGDTVEIIIYKIRLDRMTGRFEQSQN; via the coding sequence ATGTTAGGCAAACTCACAGATGCACAAATGGAAGACCTGCTAAAGCAGCAGGTTACCGGTCGTATCGCATGTCATGCTGATGGCGATACTTACATTGTTCCGATCAACTACGTTTATAGTGCGCCATATATTTACAGTCATGCCGGAAAAGGTAAAAAGATCGATATGATGCGCCTGAACCCTAAGGTTTGTTTTGAAGTAGATGAGATAAACAATATCTTTCACTGGAAAAGCGTAGTGGCTTGGGGAGAATTTGAGGAGGTAACCGATCTGGAAGAAAAGGAACGGTTAATGCAAGGCCTTATTCATCGGATCATGCCTTTTTCTAACAACCCCGGCGACCATCCCTCTCATGGCATCACCGAACGCGACAGCGATATTGGTGATACTGTAGAGATTATTATTTACAAGATTCGGTTAGACCGGATGACCGGACGTTTTGAGCAAAGCCAAAATTAG
- a CDS encoding potassium-transporting ATPase subunit F has product MIALFIISIAVFLYMVYALLKPENF; this is encoded by the coding sequence ATGATCGCATTATTCATTATTTCCATCGCAGTTTTCCTATACATGGTATATGCGCTGCTTAAACCCGAAAACTTTTAA
- the kdpA gene encoding potassium-transporting ATPase subunit KdpA, with protein sequence MNTELLGIFASFIITLVIAIPLGKYLAKMFAGERVWTDFMKPIENGIYKLSGINPNEPMNWKQFLKAMMTINILWLVYGFFVLMHQDKLPLNPDSNPGMTADLSFNTIISFVVNCNLQHYSGESGASYLAQHFIFMFLHFTSAATGIACAVAVFKAFKDKTTTNLGNFWEFFVKTITRLLLPLSVVIALILTFNGTPASYAGKDQFITLQGDTAHVSRGPAAQMIAIKHLGTNGGGWFGANSAHPLENPNYLTNMTEIISQMIIPMAMTLAFGYFIRRKKLGWVIFGVMMVGLFMLMIPSVSSELGGNSAIAKMGVTQASGAMEGKEVRFGPAATAYWSTLTTITSTGSVNGMHDSTMPLTGAWQLLAMMINGFFGGCGVGILNYFIYLIIAVFISGLMVGRTPEFLGHKVEAREVKIAALITLLSPLLIMAGTAAAAYVFTTYGNADWAVKPSTWLNNPGYHGFSEMLYEYTSANANNGSGFEGLGDNNIWWNVTTGVVLILGRFLPIIGPVAIAGLLAQKKFIPESAGTLKVDTVTFGVMTFAVILVLNALSYFPALALGPLAEFFSMPK encoded by the coding sequence ATGAACACAGAACTACTTGGAATATTCGCCTCGTTTATCATAACGCTGGTGATCGCCATTCCGCTCGGTAAGTATCTCGCGAAGATGTTTGCCGGAGAAAGGGTTTGGACCGATTTTATGAAACCTATTGAAAACGGGATCTATAAATTATCGGGGATCAATCCCAATGAACCGATGAACTGGAAACAATTCCTGAAGGCAATGATGACCATTAATATTCTATGGTTAGTCTACGGCTTTTTTGTGTTGATGCACCAGGATAAGTTGCCTTTAAACCCTGATAGCAATCCCGGCATGACCGCCGACTTGTCTTTTAACACGATCATCAGTTTCGTGGTGAATTGTAATTTGCAGCACTACAGCGGTGAAAGCGGTGCCAGTTATCTGGCCCAGCATTTTATCTTCATGTTTCTGCACTTTACCAGTGCAGCCACCGGTATCGCCTGTGCCGTTGCCGTGTTCAAAGCGTTTAAAGATAAAACGACCACAAACCTGGGCAACTTCTGGGAGTTTTTTGTAAAAACCATTACCCGTTTATTATTGCCTTTGTCTGTTGTTATTGCATTGATCTTAACCTTTAACGGCACACCTGCAAGTTATGCAGGTAAGGATCAGTTTATTACCCTACAGGGAGATACGGCGCATGTATCGCGCGGCCCGGCAGCGCAAATGATCGCAATCAAACACCTTGGTACTAATGGCGGTGGCTGGTTCGGTGCTAACTCCGCCCATCCGCTGGAAAACCCGAACTACCTGACCAACATGACCGAAATCATTTCACAAATGATCATCCCCATGGCTATGACCCTGGCCTTTGGTTACTTTATCCGCCGGAAAAAGTTAGGCTGGGTGATCTTCGGAGTGATGATGGTGGGCTTATTCATGCTGATGATACCGAGTGTCAGCAGCGAATTGGGTGGTAACAGCGCCATTGCCAAAATGGGGGTAACGCAAGCTTCAGGCGCTATGGAAGGCAAAGAGGTCCGCTTTGGGCCTGCCGCCACCGCTTACTGGAGCACCCTGACTACGATCACTTCCACAGGATCTGTTAATGGCATGCACGACAGTACGATGCCGCTGACCGGCGCATGGCAACTGCTGGCCATGATGATCAACGGCTTCTTCGGCGGTTGTGGCGTGGGTATCCTGAACTATTTTATCTACCTGATCATTGCCGTATTTATTTCAGGACTGATGGTGGGCCGAACACCGGAGTTCCTGGGCCATAAGGTTGAAGCGCGTGAAGTGAAGATTGCCGCATTAATAACACTTTTAAGTCCGCTGCTTATCATGGCCGGTACGGCAGCAGCAGCCTACGTATTTACTACATATGGTAATGCAGATTGGGCGGTCAAGCCATCAACCTGGCTGAATAACCCGGGTTATCATGGCTTTTCAGAAATGCTGTATGAGTATACTTCAGCCAATGCCAATAACGGCTCTGGTTTTGAAGGGCTAGGTGACAATAACATTTGGTGGAACGTAACGACGGGTGTGGTACTGATTTTAGGCCGGTTCCTGCCGATCATCGGCCCGGTAGCTATCGCCGGTTTATTGGCCCAAAAGAAATTTATCCCCGAATCAGCCGGTACCCTGAAAGTGGATACCGTAACATTCGGTGTCATGACGTTTGCTGTCATACTGGTTTTAAACGCATTGTCTTACTTCCCTGCACTGGCTTTAGGCCCGTTGGCAGAATTTTTTTCAATGCCTAAATAA